A genomic segment from Melanotaenia boesemani isolate fMelBoe1 chromosome 9, fMelBoe1.pri, whole genome shotgun sequence encodes:
- the LOC121645396 gene encoding uncharacterized protein LOC121645396 isoform X1, giving the protein MASLTSPPSSGCVDCVHMAGKISELERRISNLHQIREAEVLLDTIILGAAQPDSQETDVAAPFQTPSVVGAASRGEPGDVDHHPTAEVRPPAATAHGSWAQLGARPRIPMSSTPSQEEPWSVVGPRRGRGGRRSGAPPPDHIHLQNRFDLFSLEEFPPLGDGTRPIRSPRRAPRASPPAVHERPAGRKIRRSMPIFTPAPQKTFTRRPLHQSPAPPTPQLLHPSQGHHPDALIVGTSIIRHVRVNRCNTFCYPGALVNDISHSAHELSQQNPSVSTIIIHAGINDLKLQQSETLKMDFISLIQTIIHLKKHCIISGPLPSPRFGDVKFSRVQQLHIWLKGYCTTHNIPFVDNFTTFYNRPYLFKRDGIHPNHTGSRLLSTNINLTVHSHKPFTD; this is encoded by the coding sequence ATGGCATCACTAACCTCTCCACCCTCGTCTGGCTGCGTGGACTGTGTGCACATGGCTGGGAAAATATccgagctggagaggaggatttCCAATCTACACCAGATCCGGGAAGCCGAGGTCCTGTTGGACACCATTATCCTCGGAGCAGCGCAGCCGGACTCCCAGGAGACTGACGTCGCGGCTCCCTTCCAAACACCGAGCGTCGTCGGAGCCGCATCCCGTGGTGAGCCTGGGGACGTCGACCACCATCCGACAGCTGAGGTCCGTCCACCAGCAGCCACCGCGCACGGGTCCTGGGCACAACTTGGAGCCAGGCCCAGGATCCCAATGAGCTCCACACCGTCCCAGGAGGAACCCTGGTCTGTCGTCGGTCCTCGACGGGGGAGAGGGGGGCGTCGCTCCGGCGCACCTCCGCCCGACCACATACATCTTCAGAACAGGTTTGACCTCTTCAGCCTCGAGGAATTTCCTCCCTTGGGCGACGGAACCCGGCCCATTCGGTCCCCGCGCCGGGCGCCGCGGGCCTCCCCTCCCGCTGTACACGAGCGCCCCGCCGGTCGCAAGATTCGCCGCTCCATGCCTATCTTCACACCAGCTCCGCAGAAAACTTTCACCCGCCGTCCACTCCACCAGTCTCCAGCACCTCCAACACCCCAGCTACTACATCCCTCCCAGGGACATCACCCAGACGCACTCATTGTAGGAACCTCCATCATCAGACATGTCCGTGTAAACAGGTGTAACACATTCTGCTACCCAGGTGCTCTCGTCAATGACATCTCACACTCCGCCCACGAACTTTCACAACAGAATCCATCAgtttccaccatcatcatccatgcagGCATCAACGATCTCAAACTACAGCAGTCAGAGACTCTAAAAATGGACTTCATCTCACTCATCCAAACCATCATACACTTAAAGAAACACTGCATCATCTCTGGTCCACTTCCATCACCCCGGTTTGGAGACGTCAAATTTAGCCGTGTACAACAACTCCACATCTGGCTTAAAGGTTACTGCACCACACACAATATTCCATTTGTAGacaatttcacaactttttacaATAGACCATATCTTTTCAAACGTGACGGCATTCATCCAAACCACACAGGTTCCAGACTCCTATCCACAAACATAAATCTGACTGTACATTCCCATAAACCATTCACAGATTGA
- the LOC121645396 gene encoding uncharacterized protein LOC121645396 isoform X2 produces the protein MASLTSPPSSGCVDCVHMAGKISELERRISNLHQIREAEVLLDTIILGAAQPDSQETDVAAPFQTPSVVGAASRGEPGDVDHHPTAEVRPPAATAHGSWAQLGARPRIPMSSTPSQEEPWSVVGPRRGRGGRRSGAPPPDHIHLQNRFDLFSLEEFPPLGDGTRPIRSPRRAPRASPPAVHERPAGRKIRRSMPIFTPAPQKTFTRRPLHQSPAPPTPQLLHPSQGHHPDALIVGTSIIRHVRVNRCNTFCYPGALVNDISHSAHELSQQNPSVSTIIIHAGINDLKLQQSETLKMDFISLIQTIIHFLGLKLTF, from the coding sequence ATGGCATCACTAACCTCTCCACCCTCGTCTGGCTGCGTGGACTGTGTGCACATGGCTGGGAAAATATccgagctggagaggaggatttCCAATCTACACCAGATCCGGGAAGCCGAGGTCCTGTTGGACACCATTATCCTCGGAGCAGCGCAGCCGGACTCCCAGGAGACTGACGTCGCGGCTCCCTTCCAAACACCGAGCGTCGTCGGAGCCGCATCCCGTGGTGAGCCTGGGGACGTCGACCACCATCCGACAGCTGAGGTCCGTCCACCAGCAGCCACCGCGCACGGGTCCTGGGCACAACTTGGAGCCAGGCCCAGGATCCCAATGAGCTCCACACCGTCCCAGGAGGAACCCTGGTCTGTCGTCGGTCCTCGACGGGGGAGAGGGGGGCGTCGCTCCGGCGCACCTCCGCCCGACCACATACATCTTCAGAACAGGTTTGACCTCTTCAGCCTCGAGGAATTTCCTCCCTTGGGCGACGGAACCCGGCCCATTCGGTCCCCGCGCCGGGCGCCGCGGGCCTCCCCTCCCGCTGTACACGAGCGCCCCGCCGGTCGCAAGATTCGCCGCTCCATGCCTATCTTCACACCAGCTCCGCAGAAAACTTTCACCCGCCGTCCACTCCACCAGTCTCCAGCACCTCCAACACCCCAGCTACTACATCCCTCCCAGGGACATCACCCAGACGCACTCATTGTAGGAACCTCCATCATCAGACATGTCCGTGTAAACAGGTGTAACACATTCTGCTACCCAGGTGCTCTCGTCAATGACATCTCACACTCCGCCCACGAACTTTCACAACAGAATCCATCAgtttccaccatcatcatccatgcagGCATCAACGATCTCAAACTACAGCAGTCAGAGACTCTAAAAATGGACTTCATCTCACTCATCCAAACCATCATACACTT
- the LOC121646640 gene encoding uncharacterized protein LOC121646640 isoform X1 has protein sequence MAQFKFGMFYFRDNTIHVESTDIVTPQYRQQLVQVLKRPDLSSEDGWIQVCWGTRKAPKNKVAAKLLLLGDNYKELMGKKEAFLKDEDIWHMAVARRRTTPCTTTRDGSKPKKKRITATSSLTSDEDETQIDPSQVFQTNKPKMTKAARDRALSQLKSSLLRRNPTTSTSLTSDVDTDIDTNVDLFDPPQASESTDLGQGESEEESVLMDQSRSSVDMQQDVMDALKEIPALVKCVRDLITTMKRMPPVMDTDSTSSGSSSPAPEMISLGNTGVQISKNCFLRLNRTRMSLFTQDLAVLIFGRDVLASSTLTGKPGPTGTAKEQLNPEKLSALVDTVIAEFPGTNVSDVRAVIRRKCNNENFVSKKKQ, from the exons ATGGCGCAGTTCAAGTTCgggatgttttattttagggaCAACACAATTCACGTCGAAAGTACTGACATTGTGACACCTCAGTACAGACAGCAGCTCGTTCAGGTATTAAAACGGCCGGACCTCTCCAGTGAAGACGGATGGATACAAGTGTGCTGGGGCACCAGGAAAGCACCTAAAAACAAGGTGGCCGCGAAACTGCTCTTACTCGGAG ACAACTACAAGGAGttgatggggaaaaaagaagccTTCCTCAAGGATGAGGACATCTGGCACATGGCAGTTGCAAGGAGAAGGACCACACCATGTACCACAACACGTGATGGAAGCAAACCAAAG aaaaaaagaattactgCAACTTCCAGTCTCACTTCAGATGAAGATGAAACACAGATTGACCCATCACAAGTTTTTCAAACAAAT AAGCCGAAGATGACAAAAGCTGCAAGAGACAGAGCCCTTTCCCAACTGAAATCCTCGCTGCTGAGAAGAAATCCAACAACCTCCACCTCCTTGACAAGTGATGTTGATACAGACATAGACACCAATGTGGACTTATTTGACCCACCTCAGGCTTCAGAATCAACT GACCTGGGCCAAGGGGAAAGTGAAGAGGAGAGTGTCCTGATGGATCAGTCCAGATCCAGTGTTGACATGCAACAGGACGTGATGGATGCTCTGAAAG AAATTCCAGCCTTAGTCAAGTGTGTCAGAGATCTTATTACAACCATGAAGAGAATGCCACCTGTCATGGACACTGACAGTACAAGTTCTGGTTCTTCCAGTCCAGCTCCAGAAATG ATTTCCTTGGGCAACACGGGGGTGCAGATCAGCAAAAACTGTTTCCTAAGACTAAACCGAACAAGAATGTCCCTGTTCACACAGGACTTAGCTGTGCTCATCTTTGGGCGGGATGTTTTGGCATCCTCGACTCTCACAGGAAAACCAGGGCCTACTGGAACAGCGAAAGAGCAGCTAAATCCGGAAAAGCTGAGTGCCCTCGTTG ATACAGTTATTGCTGAATTTCCAGGAACAAATGTGTCTGATGTGAGGGCAGTGATTCGGAGAAAATGTAACAATGAGAATTTTGTGAGCAAAAAGAAACAGTAA
- the LOC121646640 gene encoding uncharacterized protein LOC121646640 isoform X2, whose translation MAQFKFGMFYFRDNTIHVESTDIVTPQYRQQLVQVLKRPDLSSEDGWIQVCWGTRKAPKNKVAAKLLLLGDNYKELMGKKEAFLKDEDIWHMAVARRRTTPCTTTRDGSKPKKKRITATSSLTSDEDETQIDPSQVFQTNPKMTKAARDRALSQLKSSLLRRNPTTSTSLTSDVDTDIDTNVDLFDPPQASESTDLGQGESEEESVLMDQSRSSVDMQQDVMDALKEIPALVKCVRDLITTMKRMPPVMDTDSTSSGSSSPAPEMISLGNTGVQISKNCFLRLNRTRMSLFTQDLAVLIFGRDVLASSTLTGKPGPTGTAKEQLNPEKLSALVDTVIAEFPGTNVSDVRAVIRRKCNNENFVSKKKQ comes from the exons ATGGCGCAGTTCAAGTTCgggatgttttattttagggaCAACACAATTCACGTCGAAAGTACTGACATTGTGACACCTCAGTACAGACAGCAGCTCGTTCAGGTATTAAAACGGCCGGACCTCTCCAGTGAAGACGGATGGATACAAGTGTGCTGGGGCACCAGGAAAGCACCTAAAAACAAGGTGGCCGCGAAACTGCTCTTACTCGGAG ACAACTACAAGGAGttgatggggaaaaaagaagccTTCCTCAAGGATGAGGACATCTGGCACATGGCAGTTGCAAGGAGAAGGACCACACCATGTACCACAACACGTGATGGAAGCAAACCAAAG aaaaaaagaattactgCAACTTCCAGTCTCACTTCAGATGAAGATGAAACACAGATTGACCCATCACAAGTTTTTCAAACAAAT CCGAAGATGACAAAAGCTGCAAGAGACAGAGCCCTTTCCCAACTGAAATCCTCGCTGCTGAGAAGAAATCCAACAACCTCCACCTCCTTGACAAGTGATGTTGATACAGACATAGACACCAATGTGGACTTATTTGACCCACCTCAGGCTTCAGAATCAACT GACCTGGGCCAAGGGGAAAGTGAAGAGGAGAGTGTCCTGATGGATCAGTCCAGATCCAGTGTTGACATGCAACAGGACGTGATGGATGCTCTGAAAG AAATTCCAGCCTTAGTCAAGTGTGTCAGAGATCTTATTACAACCATGAAGAGAATGCCACCTGTCATGGACACTGACAGTACAAGTTCTGGTTCTTCCAGTCCAGCTCCAGAAATG ATTTCCTTGGGCAACACGGGGGTGCAGATCAGCAAAAACTGTTTCCTAAGACTAAACCGAACAAGAATGTCCCTGTTCACACAGGACTTAGCTGTGCTCATCTTTGGGCGGGATGTTTTGGCATCCTCGACTCTCACAGGAAAACCAGGGCCTACTGGAACAGCGAAAGAGCAGCTAAATCCGGAAAAGCTGAGTGCCCTCGTTG ATACAGTTATTGCTGAATTTCCAGGAACAAATGTGTCTGATGTGAGGGCAGTGATTCGGAGAAAATGTAACAATGAGAATTTTGTGAGCAAAAAGAAACAGTAA
- the LOC121646639 gene encoding uncharacterized protein LOC121646639: MAPKRHYKEYLLNESSQPSKATKYRRLAKENENTLNCRGNYKKYLSASCTTNNRGVLKEIPLSNNGERTYSLEEYPGDNPTTNKQNVPDEGLVAEGPSGQSSLECLRGKHLVTPITEHLLQDRPNRDSSEPAGEGVSRNTHPVLELPPSTYSHCTFQFCGDQQDMQIGPEAQDMLEKQPGCNVPATPTDQQETPNQQAETFLLDGDDPAYPGAPLTKGQSLILLMSYVLRHNVTGVALEHLLKIVNEHFPGMVPVTTYLFHKAYGQYGNYVPHFYCPACENYLGVNNTSELQCGACNAVTDSESCLKSGCFFLVLSLDSQIKTLLEQNQSLKKDWQCADVMSDIQCGEEYHKLKESGELGEDDITLIWNCDGIPVFRSSKYQIWPIQCQVIELEPKERKANICLPCLWFGEKKPNFLTYLKPFVDELQILEQNGIKWKDSANVQHVSKVYALICSSDSVARPLLRNTKQFNGFYGCDFCYHVGGGPYTNKGPKPHLRTEAKHFDHAMAATPDSPVMGVKGPSPLMKLTKFQMINGFVPEYQHCVCLGVTRQLAKLWFDSRNHDKEWYLGAKSDRIDKELIAIQPPVEITRVPRSVADRKYWKASEWRSFLLFYCLPLLNGVLLKKFWNHLFLFVFAMHILLGEKVKRCDIEVAERALKKFSLQFEKLYGAANMTFNVHLLTHLAASVRNWGPLWATSTFSFESFNGTLLQYFNGTTHVPEQIVKRFLCWRSLTQKAEKYMVDANEGVKCIFSHLLNSNVSSSNSSTLNENVRVFGNPCHHKLSALEKLAIKDLLSVTVEHCVCFHRFIVKGVLYHSSSNRSLKKRINSTVELQDGRLCRILCMSVFRAGDLSLHCILVKELVKTEGQLCKDSQLNIASTFMSEVSESRNVYAVPTDLFHRKCVLIQSRDKQYVIPLPNNVERD, encoded by the exons ATGGCACCCAAAAGACATTACAAAGAATATCTGCTGAATGAGTCGAGCCAACCTTCAAAGGCAACCAAATACAGACGGCTAGCAAAGGAGAACGAG AATACTTTAAACTGCAGAGGAAATTACAAGAAATACCTCAGTGCATCCTGTACAACTAACAATAGAGGAGTCTTGAAAGAG ATTCCACTTTCAAATAACGGTGAACGAACATATTCTCTGGAGGAATATCCAGGAGACAATCCCACAACTAACAAACAG AATGTTCCCGATGAGGGCCTTGTTGCAGAAGGACCAAGCGGTCAGTCATCTTTAGAATGTTTGAGAGGAAAGCATCTTGTCACTCCAATAACAGAGCATCTGCTTCAGGACAGACCAAACAGAGATTCATCAGAG CCTGCCGGAGAGGGGGTCTCCAGAAATACCCACCCAGTGCTAGAATtgccaccctccacctactcacACTGCACTTTTCAATTTTGTGGGGATCAACAAGATATGCAAATCGGACCAGAAGCACAG GACATGTTAGAGAAGCAACCAGGATGCAATGTGCCTGCTACTCCAACTGATCAGCAAGAGACACCAAACCAACAG GCAGAGACATTTTTGTTGGATGGAGATGATCCAGCGTATCCTGGAGCTCCACTGACAAAGGGACAAAGTTTAATCTTACTGATGTCTTATGTACTAAGGCACAATGTGACAGGTGTGGCACTGGAACATCTACTGAAGATTGTTAATGAACATTTCCCTGGAATGGTACCAGTAACCACATACCTTTTTCACAAAGCTTATGGACAATATGGAAATTATGTCCCCCATTTTTACTGTCCAGCATGTGAAAACTACTTGGGGGTAAATAATACCAGTGAACTACAGTGTGGAGCTTGTAATGCAGTAACTGATTCAGAGAGCTGTCTCAAAAGTGGGTGTTTCTTTCTAGTGCTTAGTTTGGATTCACAAATCAAAACATTGCTTGAACAAaaccaaagtttaaaaaaagactggcAATGTGCAGATGTCATGTCAGATATACAGTGTGGAGAAGAGTACCATAAACTCAAAGAATCAGGTGAATTAGGTGAGGATGACATAACTTTAATTTGGAACTGTGATGGAATTCCAGTTTTCAGGAGTTCAAAGTATCAAATTTGGCCCATTCAGTGCCAGGTTATAGAACTTGAACCTAAAGAACGGAAGGCAAATATCTGTCTTCCTTGTCTCTGGTTTGGCGAGAAGAAGCCAAACTTCTTAACATATTTGAAGCCATTTGTTGATGAACTGCAAATTTTAGAACAAAATGGTATTAAATGGAAGGACTCAGCAAATGTACAACATGTCTCCAAAGTGTATGCTCTGATATGCAGTTCAGATTCAGTTGCTCGCCCACTTCTAAGAAACACCAAACAGTTTAATGGCTTTTATGGATGTGATTTTTGTTACCATGTTGGTGGTGGTCCTTACACAAACAAAGGCCCAAAACCACATCTTAGAACTGAAGCTAAGCATTTTGATCACGCAATGGCTGCAACACCAGACAGTCCAGTAATGGGAGTAAAAGGACCTTCACCATTAATGAAACTCACAAAGTTTCAAATGATAAATGGATTTGTTCCAGAGTATCAGCATTGTGTCTGCCTTGGTGTGACAAGGCAATTAGCAAAACTGTGGTTTGACTCAAGAAATCATGACAAAGAGTGGTACTTAGGAGCAAAATCAGACCGCATTGACAAAGAGCTCATTGCAATTCAACCCCCTGTTGAGATAACAAGAGTACCACGATCTGTTGCAGACAGAAAATATTGGAAAGCATCAGAGTGGAGGTCATTCCTGTTATTCTATTGCCTGCCTTTACTGAATGGGGTCTTACTAAAGAAGTTCTGGAACcacctttttctgtttgtgttcgCTATGCACATTCTTTTGGGAGAAAAGGTGAAACGCTGTGATATTGAAGTAGCTGAAAGAGCTCTCAAGAAGTTCTCACTGCAGTTTGAGAAGTTATATGGTGCAGCAAATATGACATTTAATGTCCATCTTCTGACACACCTTGCAGCAAGTGTTAGGAACTGGGGCCCTTTGTGGGCCACATCAACCTTTTCCTTTGAATCATTTAATGGCACTTTGTTACAGTACTTCAATGGGACAACACATGTTCCAGAGCAAATAGTTAAAAGGTTTCTTTGCTGGAGGAGTCTAACACAAAAAGCCGAAAAGTACATGGTAGATGCTAATGAAGGggtgaaatgcattttttcacaTCTCCTAAACAGCAATGTATCAAGTTCTAATTCATCTACCCTGAATGAAAATGTCAGGGTTTTTGGTAATCCCTGTCATCACAAACTGTCAGCATTAGAAAAACTTGCTATCAAAGACTTGCTAAGTGTTACAGTCGAacactgtgtttgttttcaccGTTTCATTGTAAAAGGCGTACTGTATCATTCCAGCAGTAACAGAAGTCTAAAAAAAAGGATCAACTCAACAGTGGAGTTACAGGATGGAAGATTATGTAGAATTCTTTGCATGTCAGTATTCAGAGCAGGCGATTTGTCATTGCACTGTATATTGGTAAAGGAGCTTGTGAAGACTGAGGGACAGCTCTGCAAGGATAGTCAACTGAACATTGCTTCCACTTTTATGTCTGAGGTGTCAGAATCTAGGAATGTTTATGCGGTGCCCACTGACCTGTTCCACAGGAAATGTGTTTTGATCCAATCAAGAGACAAACAATATGTTATTCCTCTACCAAATAATGTAGAGAGAGATTAA